The following coding sequences lie in one Periophthalmus magnuspinnatus isolate fPerMag1 chromosome 24, fPerMag1.2.pri, whole genome shotgun sequence genomic window:
- the atp5mj gene encoding ATP synthase subunit ATP5MPL, mitochondrial, which produces MAGRLFASYWAKVGPYYTKAYQEVWVGLGIMGYLYYKLSYGGK; this is translated from the coding sequence ATGGCTGGACGCTTGTTTGCAAGTTATTGGGCTAAGGTTGGCCCTTACTACACAAAGGCTTACCAAGAGGTGTGGGTCGGTCTGGGCATCATGGGGTACTTGTACTACAAATTATCCTATGGAGGTAAGTGA